The nucleotide sequence AACGCGCCGCTGATGTACGCGACGATGTTCGGGATGTACCTGGTGTACTTTCTCGGCTCGCTGATGAGCGTGCTGTCTACCGTGGGGGCGGTCAGCGGCGACATCGAAAGCGGCGTGATGCAGAGCGTCCTGGCGCGTCCGGTCAGCCGTGCCGGACTGGTGGCGGGGCGCTGGCTGGGCTTCGCGCTGGTCAACATGGCCTACGTCGCCCTGCTCTCGGCGGGGCTGCTGGGCGGCGTGTTTCTCCTCACCGGCTACTTGCCCCCCGAAATCTGGCCCGCGCTGGCGCTGATGCTGCTGGCGGCGGCGCTGCTGACCGGACTCACGGTGCTGGGCAGCACGCTGTTTTCCACCCTCGCCAACGGCATCGGCGTGTTCGTGCTGTACGGGGTGGGGTCCAGCGGCGGCATCCTCAGTCTCATCGGCACCATTTCCGACAACGCCACCGTGTCCATGCTGGGCCGCGTCGCCAACGTCCTGATGCCCACCAACGCGCTGTGGCTGGGGGCCAGTTACCACCTGCAACCCGAACTGCTGCGCCAGACCGGGCGCGGCGTGCCCAACCCGGTGTTCGGCAGCGAACCGGCCGCGACCGGGCTGGTGCTGTGGGCGGCGGCGCTGACCTTGCTGGCGGTGGGAGCGGCGATGTGGCGCCTGAGCCGCCGTGACCTGTAGGCAGGGCGTGGAGGGGAAAGGGAGAAGGGGGGAGGGTTGCGGACCTTTCCCCCTTTGCGTTTCTACTCCCCGGCTCCGGGTTGCACCGCCGCCTGCCAGTCGGCGGGCCGGGTGTCGTCGGTGCCGTGCCTGCCGGTGGTGGCCGCCGAGCGGCAGGTGAAGCTGACCAGCGGATACGTTCTGCCGCCACTGCTCATACGGATTCCGCTTAATTCCTGCACAGTCGGGAAAGCGCCGCCTGTGCATCCATATCGCGGAATCCGTATTTTTTCCTACTCGCATCCGCTCGGATTGAATCTGAAACTACCAGATTCAATCGGAATCCGTATCAGGGCGTAGGCTCCGTGTTCGCCCGCGTCCGGCACGCGCCCCCCTTCCACGTGGTAGCGCACCGTCACGCGCTCGCCGCAGGCCAGGTGTGGGTGGCCGGAAGCCGTCACCGTGCCCCCGAACACACGCTGGGGGTCGCCTGCCGCGCCCTGCCAGGCCCCGTGAACGGTCAGGTACCGGACATCGCCGGGCGCCGGGTTGCTCTGCTCGGAAGTCATGCCGTCAGTGTAGAAAACGCCGTGCCCGTGCCGGTCAGCGGAATGTAATACGGGGCTGGAGCGGCATAGAGCAGTTCTCCGAATTACGTGATGCGCGGAACGGCACCCCGCATCACTCCATTCTCCGCCCTGCTCAGTGTTTTGCACTCGCTCTCTGCGAGCTGTCCCAGTCCGCTCGCCAAAAAGACGTTGCGTCTTTTTGTCAAATGCTCTAGGGGTAACCGGGGACACCGCCAGAGAACAGTTCAATTCCCAGTCAGGCCGCGCCGCAGCCGGGCCGGGCGCAGGTGCTCGTCTTTCAGGGTGAGGGTGCCGGGGCGGGCCACCTTGCCCACCTGAAGTTGCACGGGCAGCTTGAGGGTGCGGCGGGTACACAGCTTGTCGGCGGTGTCGCACACGAACAGGTCGGCGGTGAGCTGCGCGGCGTAGCGTCCCGCCCGGACCTGTGCAGGCACCTTGACCTTCAGCGTCATGGGCCGCACCTGCCCGAAATAGCCCGCGTAGGCCGGGTCGCGGTGCGCGGTGCCACTGGGCCGCGTCTGCAGTTGTCCCCAGGGCGTCTGGAGCGTGAGCAGGTTGGGGGCTTCGCGGCTGAGCAGCGTGTCGCGCAGGGCGAGGTCCACGTGCAGGGTGGCGGTCTGTCCGGCCTGCGCCCCGAGCGTGACCGGCGCGGGCGTCGGCGTTCCCAGCAGTGCCAGGACGGAAAAAAGGGCGGGCGACATCATGCGGCGAGGCTAGGGCAGGCAGATGAAAGAAGCCCCTTGCTTACTCGGCTAAATCTCCTTAGTCTGGTAAGCATGGACCTGACCCCACGCGAGCGTGAGCTGCTGGACCTGATTCGCGCCGCGCCCCTGACGACGCCGGGGGAACTGGCGCGGCGGCTCGGCACGACGCGGGCGGCGGTCAACGTGCATGTCAGCAACCTGATGAAAAAGGGAGCGCTGCTCGGGCGCGGGTACATGCTGGCCGACGCTCTCCCGCAGAAGGTGGTGGTGGTCGGCGGGGCCAACATGGACCTCAAGGCGCGGGTGCGCGGTGAGGCGGTGCCCGGCACCAGCATGCCCGGCGTGACCAGCCAGTCGCCCGGCGGCGTGGCCCGCAACGTGGCCGAGAACCTGGCGCGGCTGGGGGTGTCCGCCGCGCTGGTGTCGGTGGTGGGGCTGGACAGTCTGGGGAACGCCCTGCTGCGCGAAACGGCGGCGGCGGGGGTGGACGTGTCGGGCGTGCTGCGCGTGCCCGGCGCGGCGACCGGCAGCTACACGGCGGTGCTGAGTGCCGACGGCGAGTTGCTGCTCGCGGTCGCGGCGATGGACGTGATGGAGCACCTGACCCCGGCGGCCCTGCGCGGCCTGCGGGCCTCCTGGCGCGGCGCGGCCTGGGTGGTGGCCGACGGCAACCTGCCCGCCGACACCCTCACCGCCCTGCTCGGCCTCGCCGCCGAAACGGGGGTGCGCGTGGTCTACGAGCCGGTCAGCGTGCCCAAAGCCGCCCGGCTGCGCTCCGCACTCGCCGCCGGGCACATGCCTGACGCCCTGACCCCCAACCTCGCCGAACTCGCCGCGCTCGTCGGGCGCGAGGTGGCCGATGACCCGCAGGCCATCCGGGAGGCGGCGCTGGAGCTGCACGCCGGGGGCGCCGAACTCGTCTGGGTGCGCCGGGGCGAGCGCGGCAGCGTGCTCAGCCTCCCCGCAGAGGTTCACGAGTTGCCTGCCCTGCCCGCCGACGTGGTGGACGTGACCGGTGCGGGGGACGCCATGCTCGCCGCCTTCCTTGCCGGACTGGCGGCGGGTCAGTCCCCGCTTGAGGCCGCCCGCGAGGGCCACGCCGCCGCCGCGCTCACGGTGGAAAGTCCGCTGACCGTCGTTCCCGACCTCTCCCGCTCTGCCCTGCAAGCCCGGCTGTCCTCATCCCGCCTCGCCTCTATTCCCAGGAAGTGACCTCATGAATCAATCCCAGAACGCTCAAGCCCAGACCCGTCAAGCCCAGACCCGTCAAGCCCGGCACCTCCTCGACTTTCAACCCGAAGTCGCCGCCGCGCTCGCTGAAGGCCGCCCGGTCGTCGCGCTGGAAAGCACCATCATCAGCCACGGGATGCCTTACCCGCAGAACGTCGAGATGGCGCGGGGCGTGGAACAAATCGTGCGCGACAACGGCGCGGTCCCGGCCACCATCGCCGTGCTGGGCGGGCGGCTGAAGGTGGGCCTGAGCGCCGACGAACTCGAACTGCTCGCCACCGACAAGGGCGTGCAGAAAATCAGCACCCGCGACCTGCCCGTGGCGGTGGCGCTGCGGCAGCACGGGGCGACCACGGTGGCGTCCACCATGCGCATCGCTGCGCTGGCCGGGATTCGCGTGTTTGCGACGGGCGGCACCGGCGGCGTTCACCGGGGCGCGGGCGAGACGATGGACATCAGCGCCGACCTGCTCGAACTCGCCCGCACCGACGTGTGCGTGGTGAGCGCCGGGGTCAAGAGCATCCTCGACATCGGCCTGACCCTGGAAGTGCTCGAAACGCAGGGCGTGCCCGCCATCACCCTGGGTGCCGACGAGTTTCCCGCCTTCTACTCGCGCCGCAGCGGCTTCAGGTCGCCGCTGACGGTGCAGACCCCCGCCGAGGCGGCCCGCGTGCTGAAGGCCAAGTGGGACCTGGGGCTGACGGGCGGCGTCCTGCTCGCCAACCCGGTGCCCGAGACCGCCGAGATTCCCGCCGGGGAAATGGAAACCCACATCACGCGGGCGCTGGGCGACATGGACGCGCTCGGGCTGACGGGCAAGGACACCACGCCCTACCTGCTGGGCCGCATCGTGGAACTGACCGGGGGCCGCAGTCTGGAGACGAACATCGCCCTGGTACGTCACAACGCGGCGGCGGCGGCGCA is from Deinococcus wulumuqiensis R12 and encodes:
- a CDS encoding ABC transporter permease subunit, with product MRNFWHSARLMAELALREAVRKKLVAVLLILSALFLGFYLFGIYKVDDQLNQRAVEAGLEGRSRTGLANAPLMYATMFGMYLVYFLGSLMSVLSTVGAVSGDIESGVMQSVLARPVSRAGLVAGRWLGFALVNMAYVALLSAGLLGGVFLLTGYLPPEIWPALALMLLAAALLTGLTVLGSTLFSTLANGIGVFVLYGVGSSGGILSLIGTISDNATVSMLGRVANVLMPTNALWLGASYHLQPELLRQTGRGVPNPVFGSEPAATGLVLWAAALTLLAVGAAMWRLSRRDL
- a CDS encoding pseudouridine-5'-phosphate glycosidase; translation: MNQSQNAQAQTRQAQTRQARHLLDFQPEVAAALAEGRPVVALESTIISHGMPYPQNVEMARGVEQIVRDNGAVPATIAVLGGRLKVGLSADELELLATDKGVQKISTRDLPVAVALRQHGATTVASTMRIAALAGIRVFATGGTGGVHRGAGETMDISADLLELARTDVCVVSAGVKSILDIGLTLEVLETQGVPAITLGADEFPAFYSRRSGFRSPLTVQTPAEAARVLKAKWDLGLTGGVLLANPVPETAEIPAGEMETHITRALGDMDALGLTGKDTTPYLLGRIVELTGGRSLETNIALVRHNAAAAAQVAAEYARLG
- a CDS encoding PfkB family carbohydrate kinase, with the protein product MDLTPRERELLDLIRAAPLTTPGELARRLGTTRAAVNVHVSNLMKKGALLGRGYMLADALPQKVVVVGGANMDLKARVRGEAVPGTSMPGVTSQSPGGVARNVAENLARLGVSAALVSVVGLDSLGNALLRETAAAGVDVSGVLRVPGAATGSYTAVLSADGELLLAVAAMDVMEHLTPAALRGLRASWRGAAWVVADGNLPADTLTALLGLAAETGVRVVYEPVSVPKAARLRSALAAGHMPDALTPNLAELAALVGREVADDPQAIREAALELHAGGAELVWVRRGERGSVLSLPAEVHELPALPADVVDVTGAGDAMLAAFLAGLAAGQSPLEAAREGHAAAALTVESPLTVVPDLSRSALQARLSSSRLASIPRK